Proteins encoded in a region of the Blastocatellia bacterium genome:
- the ileS gene encoding isoleucine--tRNA ligase: MTARAPLDVKQTVNLPKRILPMKANLVESEPARLRRWKEMRLYERILESRRDRPLFILHDGPPYANGHIHIGHALNKILKDLIVKTRTMMGYQCPFIPGWDCHGLPIEIQVDEKLGRRKAELSIVEIRREARQLAEYYMRAQSEEFQRLGVFGDFEHPYYTMDPRYQADIVRVLGKFIERGSVYKGLRAVHWCIHCQTALAEAEIEYEEHTSPSIYVKFPLDSDPARIDPALAGKRVSIVIWTTTPWTLPANLGIAFNPGFDYSAVEVGDDVYIVATELLPRVAEKLGWRESRVLTVVKGWKLDRLQARHPFLARQSLLMLGEHVTLEAGTGCVHTAPGHGYEDYVIGQRYGLPIYSPVDAQGRFTADVEYFAGMQVFEANGPIVAHLREVGMLLAAEEIVHAYPHCWRCHNPVIFRATPQWFISMEKTGLRQRALEAIERVSWIPRWGLERMRNAVRTRPDWCISRQRAWGVPITVFYCQTCEAILADPQLIERVASIFEREGADVWYEREPEYFLPEGTRCSQCGGTTFRKETDILDVWLDSGTSHLAVLDRRGLPWPADIYLEGGDQFRGWFNSSLLVALEVKGAPPYRTVITSGWTVDAEGQKMSKSKGNVIEPQEVIARSGAEILRLWVASSDYHEDVRISEEILHRLIEAYRKIRNTACYLVNNLYDFDPATDAVPYDEMEELDRWILAELNQLIRKVLAAYEAYEFHLAYHAIYAFCTSELSAIYFDILKDRLYTFAPKSRGRRSAQTALFRLLDALTRLIAPILVFTADEIWEVMPGSANRELPSVHMAEFPRVEERPGEAELLARWHRLLDVRDRVLKALEEKRVEKLIGASLEAKVTLTAGDDLYDFLSSFGEQLRAVFIVSQVELHKGEGDGLTVAVTRADGQKCERCWNYATTVGANARYPTVCARCVAVLEELEAEWDEVRTR; this comes from the coding sequence ATGACGGCACGAGCACCACTGGACGTGAAGCAAACGGTGAACCTCCCGAAGAGAATCCTGCCGATGAAGGCGAACCTCGTGGAGTCGGAGCCGGCGCGCTTGCGCCGGTGGAAGGAGATGCGTTTATACGAACGCATCTTGGAGTCGCGACGAGATCGCCCGCTCTTCATCTTGCACGATGGTCCTCCCTACGCCAACGGCCACATCCACATTGGACACGCGCTGAACAAGATCCTGAAGGATTTGATCGTGAAGACGCGCACGATGATGGGGTATCAATGCCCCTTCATCCCGGGATGGGATTGCCACGGCCTGCCGATCGAAATTCAGGTGGACGAGAAGCTCGGACGGCGCAAGGCCGAGTTGTCCATCGTGGAGATCCGACGCGAAGCGCGGCAACTGGCGGAGTATTACATGCGAGCGCAGTCGGAGGAGTTCCAACGCCTGGGCGTCTTCGGCGATTTCGAACATCCGTACTACACGATGGACCCGCGCTATCAAGCGGACATCGTGCGCGTGCTCGGAAAGTTCATCGAGCGAGGGAGCGTCTACAAAGGTCTGCGCGCGGTCCATTGGTGCATTCATTGTCAAACGGCCTTGGCGGAAGCCGAGATCGAGTATGAGGAGCACACCAGTCCTTCGATCTACGTGAAATTCCCGCTGGATTCGGACCCGGCCCGGATTGATCCGGCGCTCGCGGGTAAACGCGTCTCGATCGTCATCTGGACGACGACGCCATGGACCTTGCCAGCAAACCTGGGAATCGCCTTCAACCCGGGCTTCGACTACAGCGCCGTCGAGGTGGGCGACGACGTCTATATCGTCGCGACGGAATTGCTCCCCCGAGTTGCGGAGAAGCTCGGATGGCGCGAGTCGCGCGTGCTCACCGTCGTGAAGGGATGGAAGCTGGATCGGCTCCAGGCGCGCCATCCATTCCTGGCGCGCCAATCGTTGCTCATGCTCGGTGAACATGTCACGTTGGAGGCTGGGACTGGATGCGTGCATACGGCGCCCGGGCACGGCTACGAGGACTACGTGATCGGCCAGCGATACGGACTTCCGATCTATTCGCCCGTGGACGCGCAGGGCCGATTCACCGCCGATGTCGAATACTTCGCCGGGATGCAGGTCTTCGAAGCGAATGGACCGATCGTTGCGCACTTACGCGAAGTGGGGATGCTGCTCGCTGCTGAAGAGATCGTGCACGCGTATCCGCACTGTTGGCGATGTCATAATCCCGTCATCTTTCGCGCGACGCCGCAGTGGTTCATCTCGATGGAGAAGACGGGGCTGCGGCAGCGCGCGCTCGAAGCCATCGAGCGCGTCAGCTGGATCCCCCGCTGGGGGTTGGAGCGGATGCGCAACGCTGTCCGCACGCGCCCGGACTGGTGCATCTCGCGGCAGCGCGCCTGGGGAGTGCCGATCACGGTCTTCTACTGCCAGACGTGCGAGGCCATCTTGGCCGATCCGCAGCTTATCGAGCGCGTCGCCAGCATCTTCGAGCGCGAAGGCGCCGATGTGTGGTACGAGCGCGAACCCGAATATTTCCTCCCGGAGGGCACACGCTGCTCGCAATGCGGAGGGACGACGTTCCGAAAGGAGACGGACATCCTCGATGTCTGGCTCGATTCGGGGACGAGCCATCTGGCGGTCCTCGACCGACGAGGGCTGCCGTGGCCAGCCGACATTTACCTGGAAGGTGGAGATCAATTCCGCGGCTGGTTCAACTCTTCGCTCCTCGTGGCCCTGGAGGTGAAGGGCGCTCCCCCCTATCGCACGGTCATCACCTCGGGATGGACGGTGGACGCCGAAGGGCAAAAGATGTCCAAATCCAAAGGGAATGTGATCGAGCCGCAGGAGGTCATCGCTCGAAGTGGCGCTGAGATCCTGCGCCTTTGGGTCGCCTCCTCCGACTATCACGAGGACGTCCGCATCTCGGAGGAGATCCTCCATCGCCTCATCGAGGCCTATCGGAAGATCCGCAACACGGCGTGCTACTTGGTGAATAACCTCTACGATTTCGACCCGGCGACGGACGCCGTCCCCTACGACGAGATGGAAGAGCTGGATCGGTGGATTCTGGCGGAGTTGAACCAGCTCATCCGAAAGGTCCTCGCCGCATACGAGGCCTATGAATTCCACCTCGCCTATCATGCGATCTACGCCTTCTGCACTTCGGAACTGTCGGCGATCTATTTCGACATCCTGAAGGATCGGCTCTACACCTTCGCGCCGAAATCCCGCGGGCGGCGCAGTGCGCAGACGGCGCTGTTTCGCCTTCTGGACGCCCTCACGCGCTTGATCGCGCCCATCCTCGTCTTCACGGCTGATGAGATCTGGGAGGTGATGCCGGGATCGGCGAACCGCGAGTTGCCTTCGGTCCACATGGCTGAATTCCCGCGCGTCGAAGAGCGACCGGGCGAAGCGGAGCTACTGGCGCGGTGGCACCGGCTGCTCGATGTGCGCGACCGCGTGCTGAAGGCCCTGGAGGAGAAGCGCGTCGAGAAGCTCATCGGCGCATCGCTCGAAGCGAAAGTGACGCTCACGGCTGGCGACGATCTCTACGATTTCCTGTCGAGTTTCGGCGAACAGTTGCGCGCCGTCTTCATCGTCTCGCAGGTCGAGTTGCACAAAGGCGAGGGGGATGGGCTCACCGTCGCGGTCACGCGGGCCGATGGCCAGAAATGCGAGCGCTGTTGGAACTACGCGACGACCGTCGGCGCGAACGCCCGCTATCCGACCGTGTGCGCGCGTTGCGTGGCCGTATTGGAGGAGCTGGAAGCCGAATGGGACGAAGTGCGCACGCGATGA
- the mutS gene encoding DNA mismatch repair protein MutS, whose amino-acid sequence MRDPHLTPPLRRQYLEIKRRYPDMLVLFQVGDFFEAFDEDAVTLARELGLVLTTKYMGKTLRVPLAGIPVTSLTHHLGKLIQKGYKVAICEQLTPPGRRLIHRDVTRVVTPGTLTEPALLEERASNYLASFCAEGERAGLAIVEVTTGEFMATEAAREQIWEELTRLGPTEVLVPQSVAQTEGAKIPAFTLGRAATVTPLEDEAFAADASRHALSEQLGAIPPGMPPLALRAAGAIVHYLRRTQPRLVEQLDRVSTYALDAFMVMDPHTIAHLEIFHSRAGTTEGSLLGVLDRTLTPMGSRRLKQWLRYPLVDLAALHARQEAVHWFLEHATIRREFRAQLGQLTDVERVIGRIASGSATPREVIALGRSARTISALRALFADSPSPLRPWLADVLPLDEIAQLIAEALVEDPPPSIEQGGVIRAGFSEELDQLRALLKNGKAYLADLEARERARTGIRSLKVGYNKVFGYYIEVTKPNLHLVPPEYIRKQTLTGAERFFTLELKEHETVVAHAEERIRELETSLFRQLCARVAERRADILRTARALGELDVLATLAEAAAAYGYVRPQLVLEPRIVIRGGRHPVVERTLPAGQFVPNDTTLSAEDAQILILTGPNLSGKSTYLRQVALIVLLAQIGSFVPADDAIIGVTDRLFYRFGSEDYISQGRSSFFVEMMETAAILHHATPRSLILFDEIGRGTSTYDGMALARAVIEYLHNHPRVRARTLFATHFHELTELEEILPRVKNVHILVVEENGQLRFLHRVVPGRATRSYGVQVARLAGLPRPVVHRAEELLAEYEASNPRRVAEMSADYHASALREIAERLKHLDPNALTPIEALTMLYELKRALEARSPA is encoded by the coding sequence ATGCGGGATCCTCACCTGACGCCGCCTCTGCGCCGACAGTATCTGGAGATCAAACGCCGCTATCCAGATATGCTCGTCCTCTTTCAGGTGGGCGATTTCTTCGAGGCGTTCGATGAAGATGCCGTCACGCTCGCGCGCGAGCTGGGGCTCGTGCTGACGACGAAATACATGGGCAAGACCCTGCGCGTGCCGCTGGCAGGGATTCCCGTCACCTCGCTCACGCATCACTTGGGAAAGCTGATTCAGAAGGGGTATAAGGTCGCCATCTGCGAGCAACTGACGCCGCCGGGTCGGCGACTCATCCATCGCGACGTCACGCGCGTGGTGACGCCGGGGACGCTCACCGAACCGGCGTTGCTAGAGGAACGCGCGAGCAATTACTTGGCGAGCTTCTGCGCCGAAGGTGAGCGCGCGGGATTAGCCATTGTCGAGGTCACGACCGGGGAATTCATGGCGACCGAAGCCGCTCGCGAACAGATCTGGGAGGAGCTGACGCGCCTGGGGCCGACCGAAGTCCTCGTCCCGCAAAGCGTCGCGCAGACGGAGGGAGCGAAGATCCCCGCCTTCACGCTCGGACGCGCGGCCACGGTCACACCGCTAGAGGATGAGGCGTTCGCCGCGGATGCCAGTCGTCATGCGCTCAGCGAGCAACTCGGCGCGATCCCGCCTGGGATGCCTCCGCTGGCGCTTCGCGCGGCTGGCGCTATCGTGCACTATCTTCGGCGAACGCAACCCCGTTTGGTCGAACAGCTCGATCGGGTGAGCACGTACGCTCTGGATGCCTTCATGGTGATGGATCCGCACACGATCGCCCACTTGGAGATCTTTCACAGCCGCGCTGGGACGACGGAAGGATCGTTGCTCGGCGTCCTGGATCGCACGCTCACGCCGATGGGGAGCCGTCGGCTGAAGCAGTGGTTGCGGTATCCGCTTGTGGACCTCGCGGCGTTGCATGCGCGTCAGGAGGCGGTCCACTGGTTCCTCGAACACGCGACCATTCGTCGGGAATTCCGGGCGCAGCTTGGGCAACTGACCGATGTGGAACGAGTGATCGGACGGATCGCGAGCGGATCGGCCACGCCACGCGAGGTCATCGCTCTCGGTCGCAGTGCGCGCACGATCTCCGCTCTGCGCGCGCTCTTTGCCGACTCACCATCGCCGCTGCGTCCCTGGCTCGCCGATGTTCTCCCTCTGGATGAGATTGCCCAACTCATCGCAGAGGCCCTCGTCGAAGATCCTCCTCCCTCGATCGAACAAGGAGGCGTCATCCGAGCGGGATTCTCCGAGGAATTGGACCAACTGCGCGCCCTCCTCAAAAACGGAAAGGCCTATCTCGCCGATCTCGAAGCTCGCGAGCGCGCCCGCACGGGCATTCGTTCGCTCAAGGTCGGATACAACAAGGTCTTCGGCTACTACATCGAGGTCACCAAGCCCAATCTGCATCTGGTTCCGCCGGAGTACATTCGCAAGCAGACATTGACCGGAGCCGAACGATTCTTCACGCTCGAACTGAAGGAGCACGAGACAGTCGTGGCTCACGCGGAGGAACGCATTCGGGAACTCGAAACGAGCCTCTTCCGACAGCTCTGCGCGCGTGTGGCGGAACGGCGCGCGGACATCTTGCGAACGGCCCGCGCGCTCGGCGAACTGGACGTGCTGGCGACGTTGGCCGAAGCTGCTGCCGCCTACGGATACGTGCGTCCGCAGCTCGTCCTCGAACCGCGAATCGTCATTCGCGGAGGACGGCATCCGGTCGTCGAGCGCACTCTGCCCGCTGGACAGTTCGTTCCGAACGATACGACCCTCTCGGCCGAAGACGCGCAAATCCTCATTCTCACGGGCCCGAATCTCTCCGGCAAGTCCACCTATCTCCGCCAAGTCGCCCTCATCGTGCTGCTGGCTCAGATCGGCAGCTTCGTCCCCGCCGACGACGCCATCATCGGCGTGACCGATCGCCTCTTCTATCGGTTCGGCTCGGAGGATTACATCAGCCAAGGCCGCTCGAGTTTCTTCGTCGAGATGATGGAGACGGCGGCGATCTTGCACCACGCGACGCCGCGCTCGCTCATCCTCTTCGATGAGATCGGGCGAGGGACGAGTACATACGACGGCATGGCCTTAGCGCGCGCCGTGATCGAATACCTTCACAATCATCCGCGCGTGCGCGCGCGGACGCTCTTCGCCACGCACTTCCACGAACTGACGGAGCTGGAGGAGATTTTGCCGCGGGTGAAGAACGTGCACATCCTGGTGGTCGAAGAGAACGGACAGCTCCGCTTCCTGCACCGCGTCGTGCCCGGGCGGGCGACACGAAGCTACGGCGTGCAGGTCGCTCGGCTGGCTGGATTACCTCGCCCGGTCGTGCATCGAGCCGAAGAGTTGCTCGCCGAATACGAGGCGTCGAATCCGCGTCGGGTCGCTGAAATGTCGGCCGACTATCACGCCTCCGCGCTTCGGGAGATCGCCGAGCGCTTGAAGCATTTGGATCCGAATGCTCTCACGCCGATCGAAGCCCTGACGATGCTCTACGAACTGAAACGGGCCCTCGAAGCTCGATCCCCGGCGTAA
- a CDS encoding anaerobic ribonucleoside-triphosphate reductase, with protein sequence MAGDVAWSQEEAGSDSQLYVRRSDEQLARFDPQQIVEALVREAHVDVELATKISLEVKEAITHAGIRTLNSSLIRELVNVKLLEYGLEAAYRAHSRLGVPLYDADRIIRQSAREQDAPPHGPEGTSLVLAEAIKREYAIREVFSEAVAEAHLAGAIHIQGLGMVDRPYALASSVDYLKRYGIVLPHGFASARPARHPEVLLAHVVKFSAALHGYLAGPVVWDSLNVALAPYLVGAEDRDLRQLAQALMFELSAPAVARGGQVVACDVHLDWEVPAYLASRPALGPQGEETGEPYAAYGEVARRFLRQLLEVYREGDAEGRPFLTPRLVLHLTDRFATIEGYREFLELLCDVLVHRGGVRLVFDRDETRSFFLRFGVPFEVGHERAETWRWRTAVLQAIAVNLPRIGYHTEGDVPAFFEQLTHVMELAAQAHLEKRIFLEKLMALGESGPLALLALRRSEMAFLKLAWTTHLLCPFGLDEAVWMLTGKHLHESDQAVEMALRITSHLMREAERLSAKHKVRFIVADSTDEVAAARLARLDLRSPFAARAAATVSGDVERNEVYYSRPFKVLPQAAVRALERVRIEGLLHDLGPFGVTTPIWLGEKATAAEPLAALISRGFFQTHSAGILLAPEFTLCMECGRYARGLHKQCPYCYSSRLDGLALGTYAFGRLSTWNRGLLAEWRHRYRVDEDLG encoded by the coding sequence ATGGCAGGGGACGTGGCGTGGTCACAAGAAGAAGCAGGATCGGATTCACAGCTGTACGTTCGCCGCTCCGATGAGCAACTCGCGCGCTTTGATCCTCAGCAGATCGTGGAGGCGTTGGTTCGGGAAGCGCACGTGGATGTCGAGCTGGCGACGAAGATCAGCCTGGAGGTCAAAGAGGCGATCACGCACGCGGGCATCCGCACGCTCAACTCTTCACTCATCCGCGAGCTGGTGAACGTGAAACTCTTGGAGTACGGCCTGGAGGCCGCATATCGCGCGCATTCGCGACTCGGGGTTCCGCTCTACGACGCCGATCGGATCATTCGGCAGAGTGCACGGGAGCAAGATGCCCCGCCGCATGGGCCGGAAGGCACGAGCCTCGTTCTCGCGGAAGCCATCAAGCGAGAATATGCGATTCGAGAGGTCTTCTCCGAAGCGGTCGCGGAGGCCCATCTGGCCGGAGCGATTCATATTCAAGGTCTGGGGATGGTGGATCGCCCCTACGCTTTGGCCAGCTCCGTGGATTATCTCAAACGCTATGGGATCGTGTTGCCGCACGGGTTCGCGAGCGCGCGACCGGCGCGGCATCCCGAGGTCTTGCTCGCGCATGTGGTGAAATTCTCGGCGGCGCTCCATGGCTATTTGGCCGGGCCGGTCGTCTGGGATAGCCTCAATGTAGCGCTCGCACCGTATTTGGTGGGCGCTGAGGATCGCGATCTCCGCCAATTGGCGCAAGCGCTCATGTTCGAACTCTCGGCTCCGGCCGTCGCGCGAGGGGGGCAAGTCGTCGCGTGCGATGTGCATCTGGATTGGGAGGTGCCGGCATATCTGGCATCTCGTCCAGCGCTCGGGCCTCAAGGTGAAGAGACGGGCGAACCCTATGCGGCATATGGGGAAGTGGCGCGCCGATTTTTACGCCAATTGCTGGAGGTCTATCGAGAGGGGGACGCCGAAGGGCGGCCTTTCCTCACCCCACGTCTCGTCCTGCATCTGACGGATCGGTTCGCAACGATCGAAGGTTATCGCGAGTTCCTCGAGCTCTTGTGCGATGTCCTCGTACATCGCGGCGGCGTGCGCCTGGTCTTCGATCGGGATGAGACACGAAGCTTCTTCTTGCGATTCGGCGTTCCTTTCGAGGTTGGCCATGAGCGTGCCGAGACCTGGCGATGGCGCACAGCTGTGCTGCAAGCGATCGCCGTGAACCTCCCCCGCATCGGGTATCACACCGAGGGCGACGTGCCCGCCTTCTTCGAACAGCTCACCCACGTGATGGAGTTGGCCGCGCAGGCGCATTTGGAGAAGCGCATCTTCTTGGAGAAGCTGATGGCGCTTGGGGAATCGGGGCCACTCGCTCTACTGGCCTTGCGCCGCTCGGAGATGGCGTTCCTCAAGCTCGCGTGGACAACGCATCTCCTCTGTCCCTTCGGGCTGGACGAGGCGGTGTGGATGCTCACGGGCAAGCATCTGCACGAGTCCGATCAGGCCGTGGAGATGGCCTTGCGGATTACGTCCCACTTGATGCGAGAAGCTGAGCGTCTGAGTGCGAAGCATAAGGTTCGGTTCATCGTGGCCGATTCGACGGACGAAGTCGCTGCTGCCCGACTGGCGCGCCTGGATTTGAGATCTCCGTTCGCCGCGCGTGCTGCTGCGACGGTCTCCGGGGATGTGGAGCGGAATGAGGTGTACTACAGTCGGCCCTTCAAGGTGCTCCCCCAGGCTGCCGTGCGCGCTCTCGAACGCGTGCGCATCGAAGGGTTGCTTCATGACCTCGGGCCGTTCGGCGTCACGACGCCAATCTGGCTGGGAGAAAAGGCGACGGCAGCAGAGCCGCTGGCAGCACTCATCTCACGCGGATTCTTCCAAACGCATTCCGCGGGCATTCTGCTGGCGCCGGAATTCACGCTCTGCATGGAGTGCGGGCGATACGCGCGCGGCCTCCACAAGCAATGTCCGTATTGTTACAGTTCGCGACTCGACGGATTGGCGCTCGGCACATATGCCTTCGGTCGCCTCTCGACGTGGAATCGTGGCCTTCTGGCTGAATGGCGGCATCGCTATCGCGTGGATGAGGACCTGGGGTGA
- the lspA gene encoding signal peptidase II yields the protein MRKPHYFALALAIYAADQYTKHLATGLKHEPSLPVIPGLLHLTYVENAGIAWGLFADAGPDGRWILSLISLVAALGIALYAVRTPVQERMTQWGLALVLGGVLGNLTDRLLRGAVVDFLDLFIGRYRWPTFNLADVVITTGALLLLADALRPSSETRRHLQANRGPS from the coding sequence ATGAGAAAGCCGCACTATTTCGCCCTGGCATTGGCGATTTATGCCGCCGACCAGTACACGAAACATCTGGCGACGGGACTCAAGCATGAGCCGAGTCTTCCCGTCATCCCTGGTCTGCTGCACTTGACCTACGTCGAGAACGCTGGGATCGCGTGGGGCCTCTTCGCCGATGCGGGTCCGGACGGGCGGTGGATCCTCTCGCTCATCTCGTTGGTGGCGGCCTTGGGCATCGCGCTCTACGCTGTGCGCACGCCCGTTCAAGAGCGGATGACGCAGTGGGGACTGGCGCTCGTGCTCGGAGGAGTGCTCGGGAATCTCACGGATCGGCTCTTGCGCGGCGCTGTCGTAGATTTCCTCGATCTCTTCATCGGTCGCTACCGATGGCCGACGTTCAACCTCGCCGATGTGGTCATCACGACGGGCGCGCTGCTGCTGTTGGCCGATGCCCTGCGTCCCTCATCAGAGACGCGCCGACACCTCCAGGCCAATAGAGGGCCCTCGTAG
- the gltX gene encoding glutamate--tRNA ligase, whose amino-acid sequence MTVRVRFAPSPTGELHVGNVRTALYNWLFARQHGGRFVLRIEDTDVERSRREYEAHILEDLRWLGLDWDEGPDVGGDFGPYRQSERLTLYREYAERLLDAGWAYRCFCTEEELERERERARAENRPYRYGGRCRALSDSEARERAEAGEPHTLRFRVRSGPIVWEDVVRGSVRWEAEVIGDFVILKSDGWPVYNFAVVVDDLLMRITHVIRGDGHLPNTPRQLLLYEALGATPPVFAHLSTILGADGTKLSKRHGATALREFREHGYLSEALFNFLALLGWAPPQEVGEILSREQLLQLFALENVSKAPAIFDLQKLKWMNRAYLKAKPLDELVTAVLPYLQEVGRIPASVDAPTREWLRRVVDAVLTHLDHLSQIVEETRIIFDYDLSAALAYPEVREVIEDPSALDVLARLDQELAEVPEITAETFRAAAARVREQTGRKGRALFHPIRIALTGRPSGPELDKLVPIYEIGSMLPLPHPIPSVRERLRTFLMWAERARAESPSR is encoded by the coding sequence ATGACTGTACGAGTACGCTTCGCGCCGAGTCCGACGGGAGAGCTTCATGTCGGGAACGTGCGAACGGCGCTCTACAATTGGCTCTTCGCGCGACAGCACGGCGGCCGCTTCGTCCTGCGCATCGAGGACACGGATGTGGAGCGCTCGCGCCGAGAGTACGAAGCGCACATTCTGGAAGATTTGCGCTGGCTTGGCCTCGATTGGGACGAGGGCCCCGATGTCGGTGGAGATTTCGGTCCGTATCGGCAGAGCGAACGCCTGACGCTCTATCGGGAATACGCCGAGCGGCTGCTAGATGCGGGATGGGCCTATCGGTGCTTCTGCACGGAGGAGGAGCTGGAACGGGAGCGCGAACGCGCGCGCGCGGAGAACCGTCCGTATCGTTACGGGGGACGGTGTCGCGCGCTCTCCGATTCGGAGGCGCGCGAACGAGCGGAAGCTGGGGAACCGCATACCCTGCGTTTCCGCGTGCGCTCGGGGCCCATCGTCTGGGAGGATGTGGTGCGCGGCTCTGTGCGATGGGAGGCTGAGGTCATCGGCGACTTCGTCATCCTGAAATCCGACGGCTGGCCCGTTTACAATTTCGCCGTCGTCGTGGACGATCTGCTCATGCGCATCACTCATGTGATCCGCGGTGATGGGCATCTGCCGAATACTCCGCGGCAGCTTCTGCTCTATGAGGCCTTAGGAGCAACGCCTCCGGTCTTCGCGCACCTCTCGACGATCCTCGGGGCAGACGGAACGAAGCTCTCCAAGCGACATGGCGCGACGGCCCTTCGCGAGTTCCGCGAACACGGGTACCTGTCCGAAGCCCTGTTCAACTTTCTCGCCCTGCTCGGTTGGGCACCTCCACAAGAGGTGGGCGAGATCCTCTCACGCGAGCAGCTTCTGCAGTTGTTCGCTTTGGAGAACGTCTCCAAGGCGCCGGCGATCTTCGATCTGCAGAAGCTCAAGTGGATGAACCGCGCGTATCTGAAGGCCAAGCCGCTCGATGAGCTGGTGACGGCTGTCCTGCCGTATTTACAGGAGGTGGGGCGTATCCCCGCGTCCGTAGATGCGCCGACTCGCGAATGGCTTCGCCGCGTCGTGGATGCCGTGCTCACTCATCTGGATCACCTCTCGCAGATCGTCGAGGAGACGCGAATCATCTTCGACTATGATCTCTCGGCCGCGCTCGCATATCCGGAAGTTCGCGAAGTCATAGAGGATCCGAGCGCCCTCGACGTCCTCGCCCGATTGGATCAGGAATTGGCTGAGGTCCCCGAAATCACGGCCGAGACCTTTCGCGCGGCGGCCGCTCGTGTCCGCGAACAGACAGGGCGCAAGGGGCGTGCCCTCTTCCACCCTATTCGGATCGCGCTCACGGGTCGTCCCTCAGGACCGGAGCTGGACAAGCTCGTCCCAATCTACGAGATCGGTTCGATGCTCCCCCTGCCGCATCCGATCCCCTCGGTGCGGGAACGGCTTCGAACGTTCCTGATGTGGGCCGAGCGCGCGCGAGCAGAATCGCCATCGCGCTGA
- the lgt gene encoding prolipoprotein diacylglyceryl transferase: MHPELFRLPYVNVPIYTYGVFQALAFLLGLWLVLRLGEADGLNRAHLFNFGIGALLGGLIGARVLMIITEWNLHEDKWRLIFSFDLLRSGGVYLGGFLGGLAVALWLARRYQLPWWRTADAFAPSVALGLGIGRLGCFSAGCCWGKPTSAWWGVEFPEVAHHFVGTPIGVRLHPTQLYEATAAFALFLFLLWLRRRRAFPGQLILAYMFLYGAVRLIIEFWRDDWRGWVGSLSTSQFLSVGLMATALFFYIRLSAHRPEAAPSTEGERSSSPRGN, translated from the coding sequence ATGCATCCGGAACTCTTTCGCCTGCCGTATGTGAACGTCCCGATCTATACCTATGGCGTCTTTCAAGCTCTCGCCTTCCTCCTCGGCTTGTGGCTGGTGCTGCGGCTGGGCGAAGCCGATGGCCTGAATCGGGCGCATCTCTTCAACTTCGGGATCGGCGCACTGTTAGGCGGCTTGATCGGCGCGCGCGTGCTGATGATCATCACCGAGTGGAATCTCCATGAAGACAAGTGGCGGCTGATCTTCTCCTTCGATCTTTTGCGCTCGGGGGGCGTGTACCTAGGCGGATTTCTCGGGGGATTGGCCGTAGCCCTCTGGCTCGCCCGGCGGTATCAACTCCCGTGGTGGCGGACGGCCGATGCGTTCGCCCCGAGCGTCGCACTGGGGCTTGGGATCGGACGGCTGGGATGTTTCTCCGCCGGCTGCTGCTGGGGAAAACCAACCTCAGCTTGGTGGGGGGTGGAATTTCCAGAGGTCGCCCATCACTTCGTCGGCACTCCGATAGGAGTGCGCTTGCATCCCACGCAGCTCTATGAAGCGACAGCGGCTTTCGCGCTCTTTCTGTTCCTCTTGTGGTTGCGACGGCGTCGCGCCTTTCCCGGCCAATTGATCCTCGCCTACATGTTCCTCTACGGCGCAGTGCGGTTGATCATCGAATTCTGGCGCGATGATTGGCGCGGATGGGTGGGGTCGCTCTCGACCTCGCAATTCCTCTCCGTCGGCTTGATGGCGACTGCGCTCTTTTTTTACATTCGACTCTCGGCCCATCGGCCCGAAGCGGCGCCCTCAACCGAAGGTGAACGCTCATCCTCCCCACGCGGAAATTGA
- a CDS encoding YtxH domain-containing protein, protein MAENNGASRLTYFLIGFGLGAVVALLFAPKSGRELREDIAEKTRRGLEKASEAYETARERAKELVETGREKAAALAEEAKERVAETRERLSAAIEAGRQAYREEKRKAEAEG, encoded by the coding sequence ATGGCGGAAAATAATGGAGCGAGCCGATTGACCTATTTTTTGATCGGATTCGGCTTGGGAGCTGTTGTTGCTCTACTCTTCGCTCCGAAGTCCGGGCGAGAATTGCGCGAGGACATCGCTGAGAAGACTCGGCGCGGCTTGGAGAAGGCGAGCGAGGCCTACGAGACGGCGCGCGAGCGGGCGAAGGAATTGGTCGAGACTGGGCGCGAGAAAGCGGCGGCGCTCGCTGAAGAAGCTAAGGAGCGCGTGGCTGAAACGCGAGAGCGCCTCTCGGCGGCCATCGAAGCCGGCCGACAAGCTTATCGCGAGGAGAAGCGGAAAGCGGAAGCCGAAGGATGA